The Vitis vinifera cultivar Pinot Noir 40024 chromosome 8, ASM3070453v1 genome segment CCATATCCTCAGAAAAATGAGGGCTCTGCAAATGAAGGCTCCAACATCACAGCCATTCCCATTTGGGCCATTCAACTCAGCCATGCAGAGAAGATGGAAGAAGCCAGCAGATACAGCGCAGACTCGCTTGGAGAACAGAACCAGAGACTCCCAACTCGACAAGCTCACAGCCAACCTCAAGAGACTCGCCACTGTGCTCCAGCTCCAACACCTCATCTCCAAACGAAGAGGCCCACATGTGTCCGTGCAGATCATGTCTCGGTGGAAGAACATTGTGGGACTCAACGTGGACATGGGTCAGTTACTTCGGAAATACCCTCATATCTTTGAGGTTTTTACGCATCCGGTGAAGAGGAACCAGTGCTGTAGGGTTTCCAGGCGGATGGAGGATTTGATGTTGCAGGAAGAGGCTGCTGTTAAGGAATGCGAATTGGAGGCGGTGAGGCGGCTGAAGAAGCTTCTGATGATGTCAGTGAGTGGTACTCTTCGTGTTCATGCTTTATGGTTGATTAGAAGGGAACTAGGTTTGCCTGAAAGCTTTAGGGATTCTATTATCGCCAAGTATTATGATGATTTCAAGCTAGTAGATTTAGAGACCGTGGAGTTGGTGGGCAGAGATGAGGATTTGGGGGTTGCCCAGGTTGAGATTTGGAGGGAGAGAGAGTATAGAGAGAAATGGTTGAGTGAATTTGAGACCAAATATGCATTTCCGATCAATCTCCCAACTGGGTTTAAGATTGAGAGTGGGTTTAGGGAGAAATTAAAGAACTGGCAAAGGCTTCAGTATCTGAAGCCTTATGAGAGGAAGGAAGTTGTTCGGGTTCGGACTTGTGGAGGGATTGAGCGGTTTGAGAAGCGGGCAGTTGGGATTCTTCATGAGCTTCTGAGCTTAACTACAGAGAAGATGGTTGAGGTTGAACGATTGTCTCACTTCTGGAGGGACTTTTGCATGGAAGTAAATGTGCGTGAACTCCTTCTGAAGCATCCCGGGATTTTCTATATATCTACCAGAGGAAACACGCAAATGGTTTTTCTCAGGGAAGCTTATAGGAGAGGGTGCTTGATTGAACCAAACCCAGTTTATGTGGTTAGGAGGAAAATGCTGGACCTTCTTTTGTTAGGATGGAGACATAGTAGAGAGCTTCACATTGAGAGCAAGGAGGAGAGTGACAATGTGGTAGGTGATGAGGATGTGGGAGTTCCAAGAGATGGAGACTGGGTCATTCCAATTCTGGACAACTTTGATGATAATCTCTGTGAGATTAGTGATTCATCTGTTGAAGAACTCAATGACTACTCTGAGAATAAAAACAGTAGAAATGAACACAAATTAGAAGGATGAAACTTAAGATATATCCACGTCTTCTTGTTTCTTCTCTTCAATGACTTTGTCTATGAGGTCCTATCCTGCATGGACATCCAGAAGGTTACCTCCAGAGTTGGGTCAGTTGGAACAAGTAAGAATGAGGTAAGCTTGATACAGGCAATTTTTCTATACCTAAGGAGTGCTGTTTCTCATTGTGCATGGTCCATTTATGCATGATTTTCTTTGGTTCTTAAGCTTTTAACTTGCAGTCTTTTCATGAAGAGTACATAAACTATCATCATGATGGTTGAATATATAGTATGATAGTTCAGAATGTTTGTATTACTGACACTACAccaatatttcattttctgGTGCTCAATCTTAATGAACTGACTTAGGTTGTAGTGAAGAAGCATGGAATGCCCTCAAATGGAAtgcataaatttcatttttctttttcttttttcttttttcttttttgtttgggTGCATTTTAACTTAGTGAAACGTATTAAGCTTGATTTTGAATGGAAAGTATGCACGGGAGTAGTGAAACATGTAGGAAACTTGATGTTGTTAGTTAGTGTGAATCTCTATATTTTCATCATGTAAATTCCAAGCCCCATTAGATAGTATGTATTTTTTAGGAGCCAGTCCTAATGGGCACTCTAATTTACTTCAAATGTAGGCTGAAGGAAAACAGTTGTGAATCCTTTCCTTATGGGTGAGCATCGTATTGTATGTTGTGGGTGAGCCTTGTATTGTATGTTATGTGTGCATGAGTTGTATTCCCTGTTTTTATCGATTTCTGCCTTTATAATATATCGTTAATTTGCCtgtcaaataaaaatcaaataatagttaaaaagaaaaaaagaacatttTAGTCATGTAAGTTTGCAAGTAAAATGGTCAAAACTCATTCAGTGTAactgaattttaatttatttgatatacTTTCTAGGACCTACTGGC includes the following:
- the LOC100243149 gene encoding protein ROOT PRIMORDIUM DEFECTIVE 1, whose product is MRALQMKAPTSQPFPFGPFNSAMQRRWKKPADTAQTRLENRTRDSQLDKLTANLKRLATVLQLQHLISKRRGPHVSVQIMSRWKNIVGLNVDMGQLLRKYPHIFEVFTHPVKRNQCCRVSRRMEDLMLQEEAAVKECELEAVRRLKKLLMMSVSGTLRVHALWLIRRELGLPESFRDSIIAKYYDDFKLVDLETVELVGRDEDLGVAQVEIWREREYREKWLSEFETKYAFPINLPTGFKIESGFREKLKNWQRLQYLKPYERKEVVRVRTCGGIERFEKRAVGILHELLSLTTEKMVEVERLSHFWRDFCMEVNVRELLLKHPGIFYISTRGNTQMVFLREAYRRGCLIEPNPVYVVRRKMLDLLLLGWRHSRELHIESKEESDNVVGDEDVGVPRDGDWVIPILDNFDDNLCEISDSSVEELNDYSENKNSRNEHKLEG